A genomic segment from Pollutimonas thiosulfatoxidans encodes:
- a CDS encoding HesA/MoeB/ThiF family protein produces MNDQQLLRYARHILLDEFGIEGQERLHASRVLIVGAGGLGSPAALYLASAGVGHIVLADDDVVDLSNLQRQILHNTSRVGAAKAQSGKQTLHDINPEIRIDALVARLDGQALDEQVSLADLVLDCCDNFATRHAVNRSCVRYRKPLVSGAAIRFAGQVSVFDLRRADAPCYHCLFPEADDVEELRCATTGVLGPLVGIVGSMQAAEAIKVLAQMGEPMVGRMLCLDALAMQWQTIRFKRDPHCAVCAGREAR; encoded by the coding sequence ATGAACGATCAGCAACTGCTGCGTTACGCGCGGCATATTCTGCTTGATGAGTTCGGGATCGAAGGACAGGAGCGGCTGCATGCCAGCAGGGTCTTGATTGTAGGTGCCGGAGGCCTGGGTTCGCCGGCTGCCTTGTACCTGGCGTCGGCCGGTGTTGGGCATATCGTTCTTGCGGACGATGATGTCGTAGACCTCAGTAACCTTCAACGACAGATTCTGCACAACACGTCGCGTGTGGGCGCAGCCAAGGCCCAGTCCGGCAAGCAGACCTTGCATGACATCAACCCCGAGATACGCATTGATGCGCTGGTGGCCCGATTGGATGGCCAGGCCTTGGATGAACAAGTCAGCCTGGCCGACCTGGTACTGGATTGTTGCGACAACTTCGCCACGCGCCATGCGGTCAACCGATCTTGTGTCCGCTATCGCAAGCCGCTGGTCTCGGGCGCGGCGATTCGCTTTGCCGGCCAGGTCAGCGTATTTGATCTACGGCGAGCCGATGCACCGTGCTACCACTGCCTGTTCCCTGAAGCCGACGATGTGGAAGAGCTACGCTGCGCCACGACCGGCGTGCTGGGTCCTCTGGTGGGTATCGTAGGCAGCATGCAGGCCGCCGAAGCCATCAAGGTGTTGGCACAGATGGGCGAGCCTATGGTGGGACGCATGCTATGCCTGGACGCGCTTGCCATGCAATGGCAAACCATACGCTTCAAACGCGATCCGCACTGCGCGGTGTGCGCAGGGCGTGAGGCCCGGTAA
- a CDS encoding septal ring lytic transglycosylase RlpA family protein — MTWAQRLLTAVLAVGLLILAGCSSTGGSGGGKGGGYYKDDGPGSNIPADIEAIPNAVPRIESHAKANFRPYVVFGKRYVPVSDERPFRQEGTASWYGKKFHGKKTANGETYDMYAMTAAHPTLPIPSYARVTRAGTGKSVIVRVNDRGPFHSARIIDLSYVAAAKLGLIGPGSGQVVVEAITNQDIRNNSFDTPKAQPLPVAPPPAPAPVLTAQASPAPEQTQEAAGVPDALAALSHNDDAFASNPGPSDASGIAAGQVYLQFGAFSARHTADTLATELNAQIGHTETNQAYVDSTGELHRVRVGPYPSRTAAVNAAMRIEQRTGLPSSMALR; from the coding sequence ATGACCTGGGCGCAACGACTGCTGACCGCGGTACTGGCCGTGGGTTTGCTGATACTGGCGGGGTGTTCCAGCACGGGCGGTTCCGGCGGCGGCAAGGGTGGCGGATATTACAAGGATGACGGTCCGGGCAGCAACATACCGGCCGACATCGAAGCCATCCCCAATGCCGTACCGCGCATCGAATCTCACGCCAAGGCCAACTTCCGTCCCTATGTCGTGTTCGGCAAGCGCTACGTACCGGTAAGCGACGAGCGGCCTTTCCGACAAGAGGGCACGGCATCCTGGTATGGCAAGAAGTTCCATGGCAAAAAGACCGCCAACGGCGAAACCTACGACATGTACGCCATGACGGCAGCGCACCCGACCTTGCCCATACCCAGCTACGCCCGTGTGACACGCGCCGGTACAGGAAAATCGGTCATTGTTCGCGTCAACGATCGCGGTCCCTTCCACAGTGCGCGCATCATAGACTTGTCGTACGTCGCCGCCGCCAAGCTGGGCCTTATCGGCCCAGGCAGTGGACAAGTCGTCGTGGAGGCCATTACCAATCAGGATATACGGAATAACTCGTTCGATACACCGAAGGCGCAGCCCCTGCCTGTGGCGCCTCCGCCGGCCCCCGCTCCTGTGCTGACTGCACAGGCCAGCCCCGCCCCGGAACAGACACAAGAGGCTGCCGGTGTACCCGACGCGCTCGCGGCCTTGTCGCACAACGATGACGCCTTTGCCAGCAACCCGGGTCCGTCCGATGCATCGGGCATAGCAGCCGGACAGGTGTATTTGCAGTTCGGCGCATTCTCGGCCAGGCACACTGCCGACACACTGGCGACCGAACTGAACGCGCAAATCGGCCACACCGAAACCAACCAGGCCTATGTAGACAGCACCGGCGAGCTGCACCGGGTGCGGGTTGGCCCCTATCCGTCCCGCACCGCCGCCGTCAATGCCGCCATGCGGATAGAGCAACGCACGGGGCTGCCTTCGTCAATGGCCCTGCGCTGA
- the argB gene encoding acetylglutamate kinase, which translates to MTTTSDSLSHSSTVKADVLSEALPYIRRFHGKTVVIKYGGNAMTDEHLQRCFAHDVVLLKLVGLNPVVVHGGGPQINAALKRIGKEGAFVQGMRITDAETMEVVEWVLGGQVQQDIVMMINEAGGKAVGLTGKDGCLIQASKKLLADQEKPGEWLDIGYVGDITRIEPAVVKALQDDQFIPVISSIGYGEDGRAYNINADIVAGKMAEVLGAEKLVMLTNTPGVLDKNGDLLRSLSASTIDELFQDGTISGGMLPKISSALDAARNGVTSVHIVDGRVPHCLLLEILTDRGVGTMITSH; encoded by the coding sequence ATGACCACGACTTCCGACTCCCTATCGCATTCCTCGACCGTCAAGGCAGACGTACTGTCGGAGGCCCTGCCCTATATTCGGCGCTTCCACGGTAAAACCGTCGTCATCAAGTACGGCGGCAACGCCATGACTGATGAGCATCTGCAACGGTGTTTTGCTCACGACGTGGTGCTGCTCAAGCTGGTCGGGCTCAACCCGGTGGTCGTGCATGGCGGCGGCCCGCAGATCAACGCGGCCCTCAAGCGCATCGGCAAGGAAGGCGCCTTCGTACAAGGCATGCGCATTACCGACGCCGAGACCATGGAAGTGGTCGAATGGGTGCTGGGTGGCCAAGTACAGCAAGACATCGTCATGATGATCAACGAAGCCGGCGGCAAGGCCGTGGGCCTGACCGGCAAGGACGGCTGCCTGATCCAGGCCAGCAAGAAGCTGCTGGCCGACCAGGAAAAACCCGGCGAATGGCTGGACATTGGCTATGTCGGCGACATCACCCGCATCGAACCCGCAGTCGTCAAGGCGCTGCAGGACGATCAATTCATCCCCGTGATCTCGTCCATAGGCTATGGCGAAGACGGTCGCGCCTACAACATCAATGCCGATATCGTGGCCGGAAAAATGGCCGAAGTGCTGGGCGCTGAAAAACTGGTCATGCTGACCAATACGCCAGGCGTTCTGGACAAGAACGGCGACCTGTTACGCAGTCTGTCGGCAAGCACCATAGACGAACTCTTCCAGGACGGTACGATCTCGGGCGGCATGCTGCCCAAGATTTCTTCCGCCCTGGATGCCGCACGCAATGGCGTCACTTCCGTGCATATCGTGGACGGCCGCGTGCCGCATTGCCTCTTGCTCGAGATCCTGACCGATCGCGGTGTCGGCACCATGATCACTTCTCACTGA
- a CDS encoding peroxiredoxin family protein — protein sequence MKKILIGAVVALALAGVGVWQFAGAAKTAPDVTFTSLTGQTITTQDLRGKVVLVKFWATSCTTCIAQMPDAIDNYNTLAPQGFETIAVAMQYDRADYVLNYAETRKLPFTVAIDSKGTIAQAFGNVQLTPTAFLIDKEGNIIKRYVGNYDKVAFLRTVNQALAS from the coding sequence ATGAAAAAAATCCTGATAGGCGCTGTGGTCGCGCTGGCCCTTGCCGGGGTCGGCGTGTGGCAATTTGCCGGTGCCGCCAAGACAGCGCCTGATGTGACGTTTACGTCACTGACCGGCCAGACCATCACTACGCAAGACCTGCGCGGCAAAGTCGTGCTCGTGAAGTTCTGGGCAACCAGCTGCACGACCTGCATTGCGCAAATGCCAGACGCCATCGACAACTACAACACCCTGGCGCCACAAGGCTTCGAAACCATTGCGGTGGCCATGCAGTACGATCGGGCCGACTACGTCCTGAACTACGCCGAAACCCGCAAGCTGCCCTTTACGGTCGCCATCGACTCGAAAGGCACCATCGCGCAGGCGTTCGGCAACGTCCAGCTCACACCGACCGCCTTTCTTATCGACAAGGAAGGCAACATCATCAAGCGCTACGTTGGCAATTACGACAAAGTCGCGTTCCTTCGCACCGTCAACCAGGCCCTGGCCAGTTAA
- the hprK gene encoding HPr(Ser) kinase/phosphatase → MLTIQELVSDNADKIPFTWVGGLGAAHRLIPDRGMSGADLVGHLNLIHPSRIQVFGTAELSYYTRFETRRRVHHLEDLVAGGVPAILIAEGMPVPDDLRDFCNEQQIPLLSTSIDAAQLIDLLRIYLGKRLAPKTTMHGVFMDVLGLGVLITGESGLGKSELALELISRGHGLVADDAVELSRTAPNMIEGQCPPLLQNLLEVRGLGLLDIRTIFGETSVRRKMKLKLMVKLIRSSPDAFERLPVQDQTEDVLGIPIKRVMLQVAAGRNLAVLVEAAVRNTILTLRGIDTMGEFIERQAIAIMESSRQE, encoded by the coding sequence ATGCTCACTATCCAAGAACTTGTAAGTGACAACGCCGACAAGATTCCATTCACGTGGGTTGGGGGCCTGGGCGCGGCTCACCGGCTGATTCCGGACCGGGGCATGTCGGGCGCCGACCTGGTGGGCCACCTGAACCTCATCCATCCTTCGCGCATACAAGTCTTTGGCACGGCCGAGCTCTCCTATTACACCCGCTTCGAAACGCGACGACGCGTTCATCATCTGGAAGACCTGGTCGCCGGAGGCGTTCCGGCCATACTGATCGCCGAAGGCATGCCCGTGCCGGACGACCTGCGCGATTTCTGCAACGAGCAACAAATCCCCCTGTTGTCCACATCGATAGACGCCGCCCAACTGATCGACTTGCTGCGCATCTACCTGGGCAAACGACTCGCCCCCAAAACCACCATGCACGGCGTCTTCATGGACGTACTGGGGCTAGGGGTGTTGATCACCGGAGAATCCGGCTTGGGCAAAAGCGAGTTGGCGCTCGAGCTGATTTCGCGCGGCCACGGCCTGGTAGCGGACGATGCAGTCGAATTGTCACGTACAGCGCCTAACATGATAGAAGGCCAGTGCCCGCCGCTATTGCAGAACTTGCTTGAGGTACGCGGGCTGGGACTATTGGACATCCGCACCATTTTTGGCGAAACGTCGGTGCGCCGTAAAATGAAGCTCAAGCTTATGGTCAAACTTATACGGTCCTCGCCAGACGCGTTCGAAAGATTGCCCGTGCAGGATCAAACCGAAGACGTGTTGGGCATACCGATCAAGCGCGTCATGTTGCAAGTGGCCGCAGGCCGCAACCTGGCGGTTCTGGTCGAGGCCGCCGTACGCAACACCATACTGACATTGCGCGGCATTGATACCATGGGTGAATTCATCGAACGCCAGGCTATCGCCATTATGGAAAGCAGCCGCCAAGAATAG
- a CDS encoding BON domain-containing protein, with protein MLARLSAQRTLFAAFALAALTALSGCGLLVVGGTAATTAVVATDRRTAGEQVEDQAIELKIASEMRRLFEDRARVNAASYAGLVLLTGDVPSAADKAKAEEAARNVEKVQRVVNELRVGEITPISVRTNDTWLTSKVKSTLINTKEVPTRTILVTTERGIVYLLGRVTAAEGERAGKATASVGGVNKVVKLFDIVSPESIAQPSSPAPIETSPDSTPASSADTGDVQAIPVQ; from the coding sequence ATGCTCGCTCGCTTATCCGCTCAACGGACCTTGTTCGCTGCATTTGCCCTGGCGGCCCTCACCGCATTATCTGGTTGTGGCCTGTTGGTCGTGGGCGGCACGGCCGCCACCACCGCTGTCGTGGCAACCGACAGGCGTACGGCGGGCGAGCAAGTCGAAGACCAGGCCATCGAGCTGAAGATCGCCTCTGAAATGCGCAGGCTCTTCGAGGATCGCGCGCGGGTCAATGCCGCTTCGTACGCCGGCCTCGTGCTGCTCACGGGCGACGTACCCAGCGCCGCGGACAAGGCCAAGGCGGAAGAAGCCGCCCGCAACGTCGAAAAAGTACAGCGGGTCGTCAACGAACTCCGTGTAGGAGAGATCACGCCTATCAGCGTGCGTACCAACGACACCTGGCTGACGTCCAAGGTCAAGTCCACCCTGATCAACACCAAAGAAGTACCCACGCGCACCATACTCGTCACGACCGAGCGTGGCATCGTGTATCTGCTGGGTCGCGTCACCGCCGCTGAAGGCGAGCGTGCAGGCAAGGCTACGGCAAGCGTGGGCGGCGTCAATAAGGTCGTGAAGCTGTTCGACATCGTCTCACCGGAAAGCATCGCTCAGCCCAGCTCGCCGGCACCAATAGAGACCTCCCCTGACTCCACGCCGGCATCCTCAGCCGATACCGGCGATGTTCAAGCCATACCTGTGCAATGA
- a CDS encoding S41 family peptidase has translation MSTRRIGSFGLVIVGALGGILISLGITAAAQRGDPLPLKELQQFANVFAAIKSSYVEPLGDEKLINDAIKGMFSELDPHSTYLDAEAFKEMEAITQGGFGGLGIEIGMEDGMPKVISPIEDTPAARAGIMAGDIITHIDGKPTKGMPLGDAIKLMRGEPKTSIVLTIKRQENEKPVVVTIVRDLIKVRSVRSKMLDDGIAYVRIAQFQERTVQDLARQLGELSATAQPKALILDLRNDPGGLLDSAIGVSSAFLPPDVLVVSTKGRIPSSNREYFAKPVDTMRSFLDSGSVQPAGQNVSDWAKTVPMVVLVNVGSASASEIVAGALQDHKRAKIMGNRTFGKGSVQSVLPLSETTGIKLTTARYFTPAGRSIQVTGVEPDILVDDTAQGNLFRLPREVDLERHLHNATLAEEQASKADAADDESLPKMFEFGGADDYQLKQAINLLEGRAVKRSDPSLVAAKTEAQATDQATDQAKSESSTDDAAAEKKNPLSPASGVERYRITPEGLIPAQ, from the coding sequence ATGAGCACTCGCAGGATAGGCAGTTTCGGTTTGGTGATTGTAGGGGCGTTGGGCGGAATCCTGATCAGCCTGGGTATAACGGCCGCCGCACAGCGCGGCGATCCTTTGCCGCTGAAAGAGCTTCAGCAGTTCGCCAATGTTTTTGCTGCCATCAAAAGCAGCTATGTCGAACCCCTGGGCGACGAGAAGCTCATCAACGATGCCATCAAGGGCATGTTCAGCGAGCTCGATCCGCATTCCACTTACCTTGATGCTGAAGCATTCAAGGAAATGGAAGCCATCACGCAAGGTGGCTTCGGTGGGCTGGGTATCGAGATCGGCATGGAAGACGGCATGCCCAAGGTTATTTCACCAATAGAAGACACGCCTGCCGCGCGTGCCGGCATCATGGCTGGCGACATCATCACGCATATCGACGGCAAGCCCACCAAGGGCATGCCATTGGGCGACGCCATCAAGCTGATGCGCGGCGAACCCAAGACATCCATCGTGCTGACCATCAAGCGCCAGGAAAACGAAAAGCCTGTTGTCGTGACCATCGTGCGCGATCTCATCAAGGTGCGCAGCGTGCGCAGCAAGATGCTGGACGACGGTATTGCCTATGTACGTATCGCTCAGTTCCAGGAACGCACGGTGCAAGACCTGGCGCGCCAGTTGGGCGAACTTAGCGCCACCGCGCAACCCAAGGCGCTTATCCTTGACCTGCGCAACGATCCGGGCGGCCTGCTGGACAGCGCCATTGGCGTTTCGTCGGCCTTCTTGCCTCCGGATGTATTGGTCGTGTCCACCAAGGGCCGTATCCCATCATCAAATCGCGAGTACTTCGCCAAGCCGGTAGACACCATGCGCAGTTTCCTGGACAGCGGTTCGGTGCAGCCTGCCGGCCAGAACGTATCCGACTGGGCCAAGACAGTACCCATGGTGGTGCTCGTCAACGTCGGCTCGGCTTCCGCTTCCGAGATCGTTGCCGGCGCTCTGCAAGATCACAAGCGTGCCAAGATCATGGGCAATCGCACCTTCGGCAAAGGTTCGGTGCAAAGTGTTTTGCCATTAAGCGAAACCACCGGCATCAAGCTGACCACCGCGCGCTACTTCACGCCGGCAGGTCGATCCATACAAGTCACGGGTGTCGAGCCCGACATCCTTGTGGACGACACGGCGCAGGGCAATCTGTTCCGCCTGCCGCGCGAAGTCGATCTCGAGCGACACCTGCACAACGCCACACTGGCTGAAGAGCAAGCCAGCAAGGCCGATGCAGCCGACGACGAGTCTCTCCCCAAGATGTTCGAGTTCGGTGGCGCTGACGACTACCAGCTCAAGCAGGCCATCAACCTCCTGGAGGGTCGGGCGGTCAAGCGCAGCGATCCGTCGCTGGTGGCAGCCAAGACCGAAGCCCAGGCCACAGACCAGGCCACAGACCAGGCCAAATCGGAATCCAGCACTGATGACGCTGCTGCGGAAAAAAAAAACCCACTGAGTCCCGCTAGCGGTGTAGAGCGGTACCGGATAACGCCTGAAGGCTTGATTCCCGCGCAATGA
- a CDS encoding phosphoheptose isomerase encodes MDMTSHMASHFDDAIDTLKASSKELAQPLSDAVDLLFASLANDGKILACGNGGSAADAQHFIAELVGRFERDRLPLAGVALNTDTSIMTAVGNDYGFDAIFERQVLALGHAGDVLVAISTSGNSPNVMRSIEAAHDRDMSVIALTGKGGGSIAELLGDTDIHLCVPHDRTMRIQEVHIVLLHALCDGIDALLLGDTL; translated from the coding sequence ATGGACATGACCTCGCACATGGCTTCGCACTTTGACGACGCCATCGACACCCTGAAGGCCAGCTCAAAAGAGCTGGCTCAGCCGCTTTCCGACGCCGTCGACCTGTTGTTCGCCAGTTTGGCCAACGATGGCAAGATCCTCGCCTGCGGCAACGGTGGGTCGGCTGCCGACGCGCAGCACTTCATTGCCGAACTGGTGGGCCGCTTCGAGCGCGACCGCCTGCCGCTGGCCGGGGTCGCGCTTAATACCGACACGTCCATCATGACCGCCGTGGGCAACGATTACGGCTTTGATGCCATCTTCGAACGCCAAGTCCTTGCCCTGGGCCATGCCGGCGATGTGCTGGTCGCGATTTCCACCAGCGGGAACTCTCCCAATGTAATGCGGTCTATTGAGGCGGCACATGATCGCGACATGTCTGTCATTGCCCTTACCGGCAAAGGCGGCGGCAGCATCGCCGAACTGCTCGGCGACACCGATATCCACTTGTGTGTGCCGCATGACCGCACCATGCGCATACAGGAAGTCCATATTGTGCTGTTGCACGCTCTGTGCGATGGCATCGACGCACTGCTACTAGGAGACACCCTCTAA
- a CDS encoding PTS sugar transporter subunit IIA: protein MNLLSRILPPSNVVLDLAVTSKKRALEQAGLLFENHHGIARTAVFQSLIARERLGSTALGHHVAVPHGRIKDLKEPCAAFIRLADPVRFDTTDGRMASLLLILLVPEAATQLHLDLLAEIAKLMSDAGLRQALSTETDPAVIHDLLTNTPT, encoded by the coding sequence ATGAACTTATTGTCGCGTATCCTGCCCCCCTCCAACGTGGTGCTCGATCTGGCCGTTACAAGCAAAAAACGAGCTCTCGAGCAAGCAGGCCTGCTATTCGAAAACCATCACGGCATCGCCCGGACCGCGGTATTCCAAAGTCTCATCGCGCGCGAGCGCCTGGGCTCTACGGCGCTGGGGCATCATGTGGCGGTACCGCACGGCCGCATCAAAGACCTTAAGGAACCTTGCGCGGCCTTTATCCGGCTTGCCGATCCCGTCCGCTTTGACACCACCGACGGCCGCATGGCCAGCCTGCTGCTTATCCTGCTGGTTCCCGAGGCGGCCACCCAGTTGCACCTGGACCTGCTCGCCGAAATCGCCAAGCTGATGTCCGACGCTGGGCTGCGTCAGGCCTTGTCGACCGAAACCGACCCCGCCGTCATTCACGACCTGCTGACCAACACGCCGACCTGA
- the rsmI gene encoding 16S rRNA (cytidine(1402)-2'-O)-methyltransferase, with the protein MSEMNEFSDSQATWKRLTERVSAQSWPPATLYVVATPIGNLGDLSLRAWQTLSRCDVIAAEDTRASRALMDAWGVRTPLIAAHRHNEAAAAQAIVARLAQGERVALVSDAGAPAVSDPGGRIVRAVRQAGYAVIAIPGASAVIAALMASGVTTDENPAFIFAGFMPPKAAARRKWLQQWCALPAPVVMFESPHRLAAAVRDLLQVCGPTRQLTLARELTKRFEQVHTVALGDASAWLEADAHHAQGEFVLIVHQEEKVQAEGVSADTLALLDALLGHLSVRDAARVTAQVSGVARDTLYALALARQESAQGH; encoded by the coding sequence ATGAGCGAAATGAACGAATTTTCAGACTCCCAGGCGACATGGAAACGTCTCACCGAGCGCGTGTCGGCGCAGAGCTGGCCCCCAGCCACCCTTTATGTGGTCGCCACACCCATAGGCAACCTGGGCGATCTTAGTCTGCGAGCCTGGCAGACCCTGTCGCGCTGCGACGTGATAGCGGCGGAAGACACCCGAGCCAGTCGGGCGTTGATGGACGCATGGGGCGTAAGGACCCCGCTTATCGCCGCCCATCGCCACAACGAAGCCGCAGCGGCCCAGGCCATCGTGGCCCGCCTTGCGCAAGGGGAACGCGTGGCGCTGGTGTCGGATGCGGGCGCCCCGGCCGTAAGCGATCCGGGTGGCCGCATCGTGCGCGCCGTGCGACAGGCCGGCTATGCCGTCATTGCCATCCCCGGTGCCAGCGCTGTCATTGCGGCCTTGATGGCCAGCGGCGTCACGACGGACGAGAATCCGGCTTTTATATTCGCCGGCTTCATGCCGCCCAAGGCCGCTGCCCGCCGCAAATGGCTACAGCAGTGGTGTGCCCTGCCCGCGCCGGTGGTGATGTTCGAATCGCCGCATCGCCTGGCGGCGGCGGTGCGAGACCTGTTGCAGGTGTGCGGGCCAACGCGCCAGTTGACACTGGCTCGCGAGCTGACGAAGCGGTTTGAACAGGTTCACACGGTGGCGCTGGGCGATGCATCGGCCTGGCTGGAGGCAGATGCGCATCATGCTCAGGGCGAATTCGTGCTGATCGTGCATCAGGAAGAGAAGGTGCAGGCAGAAGGCGTGAGCGCCGATACGCTGGCTCTGCTGGATGCCTTGTTGGGACATTTGTCCGTGCGCGATGCCGCACGCGTGACCGCGCAGGTCAGCGGCGTGGCGCGCGATACGCTGTATGCACTGGCCCTCGCTCGCCAGGAATCAGCGCAGGGCCATTGA
- a CDS encoding pyrimidine 5'-nucleotidase, whose amino-acid sequence MRPLRRSMALHRPPRDGSGAGHDTVWLFDLDNTLHDCSRGIFQAIDGAMAQAVASTLDLEADAANALRRKYWKRYGATVIGMVRHHKVDAAAFLALSHSFEVAPLVHSEAGLAYKLGRLPGRKILLTNAPLAYARQVLMHLGILHCFECLWAIDHMNLQGTIRPKPSAALLRQVLARLKVPASRVVLVEDTLRNLKAARHVGMRTVHVFHPGTPFSSLHRGRSAYVDVRVNAVGKLLTGPHALRTPRSADRV is encoded by the coding sequence ATGCGACCCTTGCGCCGCAGCATGGCGCTGCACCGGCCGCCGCGCGACGGATCCGGTGCAGGCCATGACACCGTCTGGCTGTTCGACCTGGACAACACGCTGCATGATTGCTCCCGGGGCATATTCCAGGCCATAGATGGCGCCATGGCGCAAGCGGTGGCAAGCACACTGGATCTTGAAGCAGACGCGGCCAATGCGCTGCGACGAAAATACTGGAAGCGTTACGGCGCCACCGTCATCGGCATGGTGCGCCACCACAAGGTCGATGCGGCCGCCTTTCTGGCACTGAGCCATAGCTTCGAGGTCGCGCCGCTGGTGCACTCCGAAGCCGGCCTTGCCTATAAGCTTGGCCGCCTGCCCGGCCGCAAGATCCTGCTGACCAACGCCCCGCTGGCCTATGCACGCCAAGTGCTCATGCATCTGGGCATCCTGCATTGTTTCGAATGCCTGTGGGCCATCGATCATATGAATCTGCAAGGCACCATACGCCCCAAGCCTTCAGCCGCCTTGCTGCGCCAAGTACTGGCGCGACTGAAGGTACCCGCCAGCCGAGTCGTGCTGGTGGAAGATACCCTCAGGAATCTGAAAGCTGCGCGACATGTCGGCATGCGCACCGTGCATGTGTTTCATCCGGGAACACCGTTTTCTTCACTGCACCGCGGGCGCAGCGCCTACGTCGATGTCAGGGTCAATGCCGTCGGCAAGCTGCTTACCGGGCCTCACGCCCTGCGCACACCGCGCAGTGCGGATCGCGTTTGA
- the rapZ gene encoding RNase adapter RapZ, producing the protein MLNIVLITGISGSGKSVALRLLEDAGYTCVDNLPVRFLHEFIASTRDSQLERVAVAIDVRSPGDLDELPDVITSLRAMGTAFRVIFLDANDHTLQQRYSESRRRHPLTDRLQQDGQSPSLQECIDTEREMLAPLREQEHVIDTSDLTPGQLRAWVRDLVQADRAPVVLTFESFAYKRGVPGDADLVFDVRCLPNPHYDRNLRPLTGRDAPVAQWLAQFGSVETMIEDIAGFIRRWLPLYMQDTRNYLTVAIGCTGGKHRSVYVTEQLALRFADHSPLLIRHRNQPPPDIP; encoded by the coding sequence ATGCTTAATATTGTCCTCATCACGGGAATTTCAGGCTCAGGAAAATCTGTGGCACTGCGCTTGCTCGAAGATGCGGGCTATACCTGCGTTGACAACCTGCCGGTACGCTTTTTACACGAGTTCATTGCCAGCACACGCGATAGCCAGCTCGAACGCGTGGCAGTCGCCATTGATGTACGCTCGCCAGGCGACCTGGACGAACTGCCCGATGTCATCACCAGTTTGCGCGCCATGGGCACGGCCTTTCGTGTCATATTCCTGGACGCCAACGATCACACGCTGCAGCAACGCTATTCTGAATCCAGGCGGCGGCATCCACTGACCGACCGCCTGCAGCAAGACGGGCAATCGCCCTCGCTGCAAGAATGCATCGATACCGAGCGCGAAATGCTGGCCCCGCTGCGCGAGCAAGAACACGTCATCGACACTTCCGACCTCACACCCGGGCAACTGCGCGCATGGGTGCGCGACCTGGTGCAGGCCGACCGTGCACCCGTTGTACTCACCTTCGAATCCTTCGCGTATAAGCGCGGCGTCCCGGGCGACGCCGACCTGGTGTTTGATGTTCGTTGCCTGCCCAACCCGCATTACGATCGCAATCTGCGGCCACTTACTGGCCGCGATGCCCCAGTGGCGCAATGGCTGGCGCAATTCGGCAGCGTCGAAACCATGATCGAAGATATCGCCGGCTTCATCCGACGATGGCTGCCCCTGTACATGCAGGATACGCGTAACTACCTCACTGTTGCGATCGGATGCACCGGAGGCAAGCACCGGTCGGTGTATGTCACCGAACAGCTGGCGCTGCGCTTTGCGGATCACTCTCCGCTACTGATCCGTCACCGCAATCAGCCCCCGCCCGACATTCCATGA
- a CDS encoding YraN family protein, with protein MTDEDRLYVLAGRAQQKAIKARQRKANRPCPPRLPPLPAMLSPTQRTGRDGESRASDHLQQQGLTIIARNLLGKTGEIDLVARDGEVLVFIEVRQRFHPAYGGAAASVNREKQLRLIRTAQLFLPRLVQRYFRGRMPACRFDVVGIEPQGLVWIKDAFRE; from the coding sequence ATGACGGATGAAGACCGCCTTTATGTGTTGGCCGGCCGCGCCCAGCAAAAAGCCATCAAGGCCCGGCAGCGCAAGGCCAATCGGCCCTGCCCGCCGCGCCTGCCGCCGCTGCCTGCCATGCTTTCGCCCACGCAACGGACCGGACGCGATGGTGAATCCCGGGCCAGCGACCATTTGCAGCAGCAGGGACTGACCATCATCGCGCGCAATCTGCTTGGCAAAACCGGCGAAATCGACCTGGTGGCACGGGATGGCGAGGTCCTGGTCTTTATCGAGGTCCGCCAACGCTTCCATCCCGCCTATGGGGGCGCGGCTGCCAGTGTAAACCGCGAGAAGCAACTGCGGCTCATACGGACGGCGCAGTTATTCCTGCCCCGGCTGGTTCAACGCTATTTTCGGGGCAGGATGCCGGCCTGCCGCTTCGATGTCGTCGGCATCGAACCGCAAGGCCTGGTGTGGATCAAGGATGCCTTTCGCGAGTGA